ACGGTCGCCCGGTCGCGTGACAACAAGCCGCCGTGCTTGTGCGCACCCTCCTGGCCTGCGAGCTGGCACAAGCGGCCGGCAAGCTGATCCGCGACGCGGTCGGCACTCGTCGCGATGTCGAGCACAAGTCGGCCGTCGACCTCGTCACCGAGATCGACCGCAATGCGCAGGCTCTCATCGTCGACGGCATTCGAGCCGCGTTCCCCGGCGACGTCGTCGTCGCGGAGGAGGACGCTGACCACACGCGGCCGAGCGGCCCCTGCTGGTACGTCGATCCTCTCGACGGCACGACGAACTTCGTCCACGCCCTGCCCCACTTCGCGGTTTCGATCGCGTGGTTCGACGACGAGGGGCCACGCTCGGCGGCAGTCTACGATCCGTGCAAGGACGAGCTTTTCCGGGCCGAACGCGGCTGCGGCGCTTTCATGAATGACGCCGCGATTTCCGTATCGTCGGTGAACGACCTGGACAAGGCGCTGCTGGTGACCGGGTTTCCCTATGACCGGCGCGAGCATGCGGCCTTTTACCTGGAGTACTTTCGAGAGTTCATGACGAGCGCCCAGGACCTGCGCCGCTACGGCTCGGCCAGCCTCGATCTCTGCTATGTGGCAGCCGGCCGCTTCGACGGGTTCTGGGAGTGGAAGCTGCATCCGTGGGACACGGCGGCCGGATGGCTCGTCGTCACCGAGGCAGGAGGACGCGTCAGCGACTTCGACGGTGCGCCGTACGACCCGTGGCTGCCGCGCGTGCTGGCGACCAACGGGCTGATCCATGACCAGTGCGAGCGGGTTGCGGCCTCCGTCCAGGCGCGGGTCCCCCCGAGCTGACGACACGAAGATCCGCAGTCTGTACACGCTTCCGTGTACAAGTTTTGGGGCAGCGCTGCCCTGCGGGAGACACTGCCAGTGCGTGATTTCCGCTTTTCGGCCGGGGCGGATACACAGTCCGGACCGGCTTTCCGCCGGTCGGCTGCCGCTCAGGCGCCCTCGTAGCTCAGGTGGATAGAGCACCGGCCTCCGAAGCCGGTTGCACAGGTTCGAGTCCTGTCGAGGGCACCACCTTTTCACTTCCAGAGGATTCTTG
The nucleotide sequence above comes from Candidatus Binatia bacterium. Encoded proteins:
- a CDS encoding inositol monophosphatase family protein — encoded protein: MLVRTLLACELAQAAGKLIRDAVGTRRDVEHKSAVDLVTEIDRNAQALIVDGIRAAFPGDVVVAEEDADHTRPSGPCWYVDPLDGTTNFVHALPHFAVSIAWFDDEGPRSAAVYDPCKDELFRAERGCGAFMNDAAISVSSVNDLDKALLVTGFPYDRREHAAFYLEYFREFMTSAQDLRRYGSASLDLCYVAAGRFDGFWEWKLHPWDTAAGWLVVTEAGGRVSDFDGAPYDPWLPRVLATNGLIHDQCERVAASVQARVPPS